taaaaaatttgaaataaaaaaattagacccTCTGATTTATGTACTttctacatttttttaaaaataccaaaaatttcACTACTTTTActtctataataaaaaaatagcccACATGTACATGTTTAAAGCATTTAAAAGATGCACACACATACATGaaagataatttaatttatttatgaactGCCCTAGATAACTAACTAACTTGTTATCAAttaataattctaatttttttacattattattaattagtgattatttaaattttattttttaaaaatataaaaataataattattaattacaattgtttaaaattagattttttttttgtgataaattttaaataaattaagtatcACCTTTTAAATAccataacaaaaattttatatacatatatcaaaaatattatttatatattaaaattagctactatatatttatatatataaatatatatacagttttagtatatacctatcattgttatatatatatatatagagagagagagaaagagaaaaataatagaagattattaaaatttattatttttgctttAATCTAATAATCTGTCAACGTATTTTATCTTatactttaaatattaataattaaaattaattgaaggccaaaacaaaaaattctgATGCCTTCTAGTATTTTCGTATATACTTTTCCATATATACAGCGTTCGTCAAATTTGTACGCTAATGTATGGTAATCTGAAAGCAATAGGGGGTTGGTGAGGCGTAGATAGCATTTTGGGTGGTGTGTATAACTCTTAATAATACAATAAGGAAGGGTTCCACTGAATTGAAGTTACATTTTGGCTGAAGAGTAAAATTGTTTGGGTTTATTTGAAGCATAATGCTTTTCCATATAAATAATTGGGAGAAATGAAAGTAGGCAGGTAGGTAGCATTAGTAAGTGACACGCACACCTTGGTAGCGGAGAATCTCGCCAATGAGCTCTCCCTTGCCAGAACCAACATAGCGGCCACGAATGACGCCGTCTCTGATGAAGAGGAAGGTGGGGACCTCGACGACGTCCATGTCCCTGAGGAACTGCATGCAGCTTTCATTCTCGTCGCCGTTCATCCTGGCGAAGACGACGGAATCGGCCATTTGCCTGGAGAGCTTGAGGACGGTGGGGTAGACCTTGACGCAGGGGCCGCAGTGCTTGAGGCCCACGTCCAGCACCACCAGCTTGTGCCCTTCCTTGTTCTCCTCTATCAGGTTCTCCACGTCCTCCCTGCTGTGCAGCTGCACCACTGCTGAATGGCTGTCCCCGTAGTATAGCACATCCCCTACCAGCCTCTCCGGTCCAATACCTGCATCGTATGAATTTCAAACTGAATTCACAATTCTATTGTCCTTCAACTAACTCTCAAATtatttattcatctaaatagTTGACATTTGGAACTCATATATTCCCAAGGGTTATAACTACATACTAGCTAGGTAGGTCAATCTTAACTAAATACAGTGAGGGAGTGAGAGTTAGAAAGCCAGACCTTCCTCTTCGTGGATCTTCTCCATGCTCTTGTAGAAGCTGAAGTGAGGCACTTTGTCGATTTTCTCTCTTTTGCAGAGGTCGCGGGTCTTGTCGGACTCGTCACCCATCACGAGAAGGAACTCAACGTCGTTGCATTGCCTGCTAAGGTCCACCATGAAAGGGTATATCTGGCTGCTCTCCAGGCTGTCACTCGATGCGTATTCTACCACCACCAGCCTGTTCTTCGCCGCTCTAAGCGCGTCGTCGAACTCCTCAATGCTATGAACCTTCTGAACTCTCTCCTCGCTTGCTTTTTTCGCCCCTGATGCTGCTGATGATGTGGCTCTTGTAATCACCCGGCTCTGTTGCCAACCAGAACCACAAGAAGAAGATTGTGCTTGTGTGCTCAGAAATTGTAGAGAAGAAAGTGGAAGCAGCTTATTGGGGTGGCTTGAAAGGGAGACGGAGAGAGATGCAGGGGACTTGAATATGAAACTGTTGGTGATGGTAGCCATCTTTTTGAGGAAGAAAGAGAGAACAGAGCAGAGGAGTGAGTAATAGATAGATTAGGAAAGAGCAAGGGAATCA
This portion of the Arachis duranensis cultivar V14167 chromosome 6, aradu.V14167.gnm2.J7QH, whole genome shotgun sequence genome encodes:
- the LOC107493227 gene encoding thioredoxin-like protein CDSP32, chloroplastic, which translates into the protein MATITNSFIFKSPASLSVSLSSHPNKLLPLSSLQFLSTQAQSSSCGSGWQQSRVITRATSSAASGAKKASEERVQKVHSIEEFDDALRAAKNRLVVVEYASSDSLESSQIYPFMVDLSRQCNDVEFLLVMGDESDKTRDLCKREKIDKVPHFSFYKSMEKIHEEEGIGPERLVGDVLYYGDSHSAVVQLHSREDVENLIEENKEGHKLVVLDVGLKHCGPCVKVYPTVLKLSRQMADSVVFARMNGDENESCMQFLRDMDVVEVPTFLFIRDGVIRGRYVGSGKGELIGEILRYQGVRVTY